From the Aspergillus puulaauensis MK2 DNA, chromosome 1, nearly complete sequence genome, the window TACAAGACAAGCTACTCAGAGGCCGGGGCTCAATATAAACCGCAGATCGACCGTGGCTCCAAACCCCTCGATCAGGCAAAACAAGATGCCTTCTGCACCTGAAGGTCAGATCCATTCGGATAGTTATCTTTGTATGGTAGCCTCAATAATAATGAAAGAGTGTAGTGGTGACACCATTTATCATACTGTACCGTCCCGGACCTTCCGGATTGCGCTGTTGTACATGGTATATGGAATGCCTTTTTATAGCCCGAAATATAAACCTTAGAAAACATCTCTTCTATTCCAGAGAAACTATCGGGAGAAGGGAACAAAGTGCCGAATAACATTTTCGGAATCCGGGTTGACACTAGACGAGATATGATATAGGGCATTATCCGTGTCACAAAAAGGAGTGAGCAGATCTGCCCCGGTGACCTACTCTTTTAATTGATACACAAGGTTGGGGTTTACATCTTTAGAGGATAACCACGAGGTAATGAATCAGCCAGTTGTCAAGATATGGAGCAGTATCTTACTGGCTAGGTCAGTTCCTAGAGCTCGAGTACTTTCTCTCCCTGCCGATCAAGTGTTGTCAGCCTCGGAGATCCTCGGTGTCTCAACCAACTACGGAGCATAAGGTTCTTCTGACAGGAGAGCTTGGTTGGCCTATTAGCTACCGTAGGATGCATCACAACAATCCCTTCACAAACAGGGATGGTTACACCGAGATTTCAAAGCTGACATACCTTGATCGGCGTGAGATCAGcataaatattaaatagatcgACCCATCTGGAGATCAAGTCCCACATCCAGGTACCGATTATCAGCCTTGCTGCATATTTCTACGTGGTGCAGTCTTTATAAAGCGCCCCCATCTCCAGAAAGTTATTACCTGCACACCGAGTTTCCTGTACCTTGCTGGTCAAAATCCCCAATATGAAGCCCGTCAAAGTACTCGGCAATCTACTGTACTTCCTCCCCCTATTGACCCAGTCTGTGGATGCAATTGTGGGAGGAAGTGACGCGTCTGCGAACGCTGCGCCTTTCACAGCAGCGGTCATATCGAGCACCGTGTTTGGCGACTCTTATATCTGCGCCGGCTCGCTGATTAGCTCGAACACCGTTCTCACCACCGCTGGATGTGCCGACGGATCCTCAGCGTCGTCGCTGAAGGTCCGAGTTGGCAGTCTCGAGCACGCTGCCGGGGGCAGGTTGATCCAGGTGGTGAAAGTCATCCAACATCCCAACTACAACAGGAATACCCGGGATTCTGACTTCGCCATTCTCCATCTGGCGTCCTCGGTCGCGGATATCGAACCCGTAGCAATTTCCGAGCAAGCGACAATAACAGGGGCCCCTGTTAGCCTTTATGGCTGGGGACTGACTGGCAAGCTGTCGACCGAGAATGCTCGAGTGTTGCAACGGTTGGATTCAACATTCATCTCCGCCGATGACTGCAACCCAGTGTGGTCAGATGTCAACCCGGTGACTGGAAACATGAATTGTGATGCTGCCCCCGAGAAGCAACAGGGATCCTGTGACCGTGACCAAGGAGGTCCGGTTATTAGCGAAGCCGGTGAACTGGTGGGCCTTATAGGTTACTACAACTACTGTGAGCAGAGCTCGAATGGTCGCCCTGATGTCAATAATGATCCGCTGAGTGCATCCGATTGGATCACTCAGAATACGATCTGATGGGCTAGATTTAAGGTGCGTAACAGCGCATCATACTATATCTCTCCGCTGATCAAGAACGAGCTCAACAGTGTACGACATGGTCTGTTAATTAGCTAACTATATTCCACTACTTAGTTACAGCcagtacatacgaccacagggtgtggaaaacagggcttcccgtccgctcagccgtacttaagccacacgccggctggttagtagtatggtgggtgaccacatgcgaatcccagctgttgtatgtttttgttttttatttatttattgaATTTAGGTGGTGGCTTctttaagtatataaatactattcttaGTCTTTTTTAAAATCCTGAAATAAGATCTCAATATCCGAGATTTATAGCAGCCTGGCCAGTCGGGATTAGCCTCACCTGGCCGGGATGGGACAGAGTGACATGCCCAGTGGCCCCTTCTTCTGCAATCAACCCCGATCCCCGGTAAGTATCCTCCTTATTTCACACAGCGGGACTGCCAGCGTCAGCGCCAGCTCACCTTTGTCGTCGTGCTCTCCCTCTGCCACCGAACTATGCATGTCTCGTACATCCGTCGGCCCCAATTGCAAGAGCACCCTGGACAACAGCCAGATTTCCTCGGCGCAGCCCACGTACCCAACCAGGTCGAGCCCATGGATCTCCGAGCGCCACAGCAGGTCCTTCCACAGCAGCCGCCACCTGTCCAAGACGTGGTGAAACATCGCTCGTTTATGTGTATCTCGGGTCGCGAGCCGACCGGCTCGGATGTCAGTGAAGATTAGACAGTATATGCCTGGCAACGGAATGGAATGGGTTAGCGTGCGATGCAATATGCGCGAGGTCATGATTGTTTTGGGACCGCGTGGATATTGGGGTGGGAGAACATACCGGCCACGACTGTGAACAGTCCTAGGACGCTAATACTCTGAAGCTGCAGCCAGAAGCTGGATTCTGATCCTGAAGGTGCCTCTGTCTCTGCCACGAGGATGCGGATTGTCTCGACCAGCGTCACGGTGGGCAAGGAGACGGGAATGTCGGCAATGCTGGATGGGTCCTCTAATGGCGAGGGCGCTGTGGGGAACCCAGTCTTCATTATGAAACTGCTCTCGCTGCACGGGAGGCCTCTTGTGAGTTCTTCAACGGCGATATACGGGGTCACGCAGGTGCACCCAGTAAGCTGACAGTCCAGGAGAAAGATCGAGGTGGCAAGCCTGAGTCAGTATTCGTCAGTATGGGTATCAATCAACCATGGTTTCCCTTTCTTCAACCCAATCCAACAGCGGACTTACCTGATGCTTATCTCCTTTTGAAGCCGGGTTGAGTCCCAGCCTAGCCATTGATCCTCATCCCGAGTACCGGGATCGCGATGGGCAACCCCGAAAAGGCCCAGGGCCCTGGCCGCGTCCGCCAAGGCAGGGAGGCGCAGACGGCGCAGCCTGCGGCGAATCGCGCTGTCGTTGCGCCCAATCTGCAggctgacgatgatgatggccgCCATGAGTGTATCGGTTTCGATCGCTGCGGTTTGGCTGTGACTGTGAATGTGGCTCTTAGCCAGATCCTTCAGGTTCAACAACGGCAGCCTAAAAATTAAATCCTCAGCGAGATCAAAGCAGTCCACGGCGAGCTGTAAGCTAGAAGCAACCGACGTCGCGCGATCCGACGGCACAGGCAGTGGTGATTCATATGTTGCATCTACCACACACCCGGCCAGTATCATGGCCAGCAAGAGCGGTATTGACGCAGCCGCGACACGGAACGTAGGACGGTGCACGAACGGGAAATGGCGTTGCAGGTGGTAGATGTAGGACTGTGCGAGCCGGTCGATGCTGGCGCCTGAGAAGATGCCTGCTGTGGCAGCGGTTTCAAGCGCCGTGCTGGCCGTGGTTGTGCTGCTGGAAGATGACGATAAAGAGCATGTAGTGGCGGTGATTCTAAGACTCTCCAGTATTTCCGCACCGCGGGCAGTGAAATCGGCCAATACCTCTGGGCTCGATTctggggtgttggtgttgttgttgcccCCGTAAGGATATACCGGACTCGGAGCACACCCAGGAGATATTGATAGGTCACGCACCGGCCTCCCCATTTCAAGAGCCAGGTAGAGATTCGAGCATGATCTGTTGATGCCGTAGTAGTTGACGAGGAACGGGATTGTCGCCATGAGCAAGTCGTCCGAGACTGCCACCTCGTTGTCGTGCCTTGGAGAACGAGAATGCGAATGATCCCGCTGACCTCGACCTTGAGGAAAAGGCTTCGATGGACCTGTGGAgaaggacgaagacgaagctgaAACTACCACTCTACTATAGCTACAGCGGGCTGCATCAGGGCATCCTCTCGCCACGCACGAGCCGCAGGGGCAATTCCCATCACAAGCGGTCTTTCTTACAGCACACGAGCCACAGCTTGATCGCGGCTTTCCCTTTACTCTAGCGCGGTGACGGGGTTGGTTGTCTCTGTGGGCGCAGGTTTTGGCGTGGCGGAGTGCGGTGTCGCTGTAGCTAGTTATAAGTTAGGTCTTGCATGCTAGTAACAACACTGGTATTCGGCAGATGACTGACCGACGGAGGAATTCCCGAGAACATCCGGCGAAGCCGCAAGGGAAGGGTTTCTGGTTGGGGTCGTCTGGCAGAGCATCAGATACCATGTGTACAGGTATAGGGACGGGACTCACGCGACGTCTCATGGCGACGTTGATGGCTGCTGGAGGTGAATCCAGCCCCGCAAGAGTGGCACCTAAAAGGGGGCATTACTAGTTGAGCAGAGGGTGCCGTTACTCTAGTAATGCTGAGGCGGACTACACCACAGGTATATATTACAGACTAAGACTGAGACATCTTCAAGGCTCTGGGCTGGACTGACTCCCCGATATCTCCCTGTCCTCGCGGCATATCGCGGCCTTTTCTactcttcttcctgctccgTACGGCCATGCCCTTCCCTCGCACTCTGCACCAGAGACTCCACAATCCGGTGGGTAGCCAATAGCGAAAAACCCACCAGATTGGTATTTGTCTCGCCTCTTCGTCGTTCCGAAACAGCCGGCTCTTCCTATCATACCGAAGCAGAATTCGGTAAGCGTTGGACGGGTGAATCCGCAGTGGTGCCGTGGGGTCAGCTCATTGTCCAGTAGGAATAAACCCACCATAGCAAAGTGATCATCACAGCCCGCCCCATCTCGAATGTCTCACTGCAGAGGAGCAACTGGGCTTGGCGATTCTCGGGTCTATCAACGTTCCGGATGGTGGTCCATTCAGCGAGGAGTATAAAGAGAGCTTGAAGTGTGTGAAGACAGAGGATCAACCATACGAACTCATTCAACACCCCTCAGCGGCCGAATTCCAGTTCTTCATACCTTCCCATCAAGTCTTGTCTTACAAATGACGGGAAAGTTCCTTTTGACCGGAGGATATGTGGCTACTCTGGACGATTCGCTCGGAGACTTCCCCAGCGGTGCGGTGTTGGTTGAAGATGGCACTATCAAGGCGGTTGGTAAAGTGGGAGACTTTGAAGCTACGGGGGCTGAGATCATTGACACAACCGACGGCGTGGTAATCCCTGGGATGGTGGACACTCATCGCCATGCTTCCATGTCTTTGACGCGCGGAATTGGGGCAGACCAGGCATTGATGCATTTTCTATCCAACACTTACATGAGGTGGCTGCCCGCCACTGGAGTCGAAGACATGCACCTTTCTGCGCTTGTTGGCGCGCTCGAGGCACTTGATAGTGGCGTCACAACGATCATCGATACTTGCGAATCCTTCCATTCGAGAGAGCATGCGGAGGCGGAGTTACAAGGGTTGAAAGACTCCGGCATCCGGGCATTTTATGCCTACGGCATGTGTGATCTGGAGTACGACGGGGTACCGACTGGAAATGACGCTTGGAACGCTCGCCTGGGCCACCTCAGCGAGATGCATGCGGCAAACTCGTTTAGTGAAAGCTTGGTCAAGGTTGCATTGCAGCTCAGCTTGCTCGGTGCAGTTCCTTTTGAACTCACGGCCAGGGAGATCGAATATGCGCATCAGCACCGGATGCTGTGCTGCTCTCATTCATGCGCACTTAAAAACTCATGCATAACCACTGGAATTGACGAGCTTGCCGACAACAACCTGATGCTGCCGGGCCATGTTTATATCCACTGCACAAACCTCACCGATCGCCAGATGGCACTTGTGGCGCAAAGCCAGGGTAAAATCGCAATTGCGATGGAAACCGATATGCAAATGGGCATGGGCATTCCACCGATTCGGGCATGTCTAGAGCACGGCATCCAGCCATCGCTCAGTATTGATACCGCCGCTGCCGTCGCCCCCGATCTGCTCTCTCAGATGCGTCTAGCATTGCAGACACAGCGATGCCTAGACAACGAAGCCTCCCACAACCGTCGACAGGTGCCGATGAATCTGGAATATACCTGCCGGGATGCCTTAATCTGGGGCACACGCAACGGCGCCGATGCGGTTGGGCTAGGCGACCAGATTGGCACACTCACACCCGGAAAGCGCGCCgatatcgtcttcctctcgaACAAGCGCTTTCTCAGTCCCTCGGCGTTCCCCCTTGCCACCGCTGTTCTGCATTCCACTCCCGCAGATGTCGACACGGTTCTCGTCAACGGCGTTATCAGGAAACGCGAAGGCCAGCTGGTTGGACAGGACGTTGAGCTAATTCGCAcaaaggcgaaggagggatTGCAGCGGATCGTCGACAAGCTTGAGACGATGATGCCAGAGATGACCCCGGAGCAAATCAGCAAGTACACGGCGGATGCTGAACGCTCGTCCCGGGTGAACCTGGCGCGGGCCTACCATCAAGATTCCCGAGGTGATGGATTCCGACAAGCTTAGGCCCGGTCAGATTGCTGTGTAAATGTTACCGTGGCTTTTAGATAGAACATTGGCTGTAGATCCTTTAGGCCGTCAATACAGCACAACTTGATACAGGCGACTGTCCAACCGATAGTAGCGGTGGTTCCGGTTCCTGTCCGTGCTCGACTCGCGAAATGGGATACTTCTGTAGCATCTGTCGTAGTAATCGGCAGGCCGGgctaattatttatagtattaatacaAAAGAAGGGCCCTAGGCTTCTCTAGCgtaatcttttatttataagaatttcTCCTTACACTTTTTATCCGCTGgtgtatttttattatatataggGCTGCTGGTATTCATCCAATCCCAATCTGTGAACAGCGTTTGCGGCTCGAAACCCTCAAacagtatataaagtaacGCTCCTCGTCCCAGTCTCCTCCGCGTCAGCCCTCATCTTcgcattctgcttcttgagcaccatcttcatcgtcaacgcACAACAAACACTCAACCCGGAAAACGCCATCATGAGGATCATCGCCAGAATATACCGTGGCTCATCCTGCTCCCGAAAGAAATACGGACTCCAGATGTTCCCGAATTGCGCGAGCAGATTGATAATCGCCGTCGCAGCGGCCCGCTTCTCGGGGGTTTGGCTCAGCACTGACGCCGCCCAGGAGTAGACCATCGCGTTTGCGGCGAATGCGCCGGACGCATACAGGAAGGACGCGAAGTAGCGTGCGGGAACGCTGAGGGTTGCTGCAGAGATTACGAAGCCGACAATGGCGACAAGCATGGGGACTGAGATATGGAAGCCGCGCTCGTTGTGGCGGtccgaggagaaggcgacTAAGAAGGACACAACGGCGCCGACGAGGTAGGGGGGTGCGGTCAGGACAAGGGTCACGGTTTTCGAGCCCAGGTTGAGGCCTTGCACGATGCTAGggaagaagttgttgaagcCGTACGCTGTGTGGTTGCTGCAGAGCATGAGGAACTGCATATGGTCAGCACCTGCTCTTTCGTGTCAAGGCTGTTGGGGCGTACAAAAATCCAAGTCCTGAAATCCTTTATAGCAAGCAACACGCCGTACCACACCGATCTATCGGCTTCAGAATCAGACACCCTGTCCGCGGCAATTCGCGCTGCTGCAACGTCGCGCTCCCTGGGGGTTAGAAGCCATCGTCCGCTTCCTGAAGTTGAGTCGATGTAATCTGGCAGCAGACCAATTGCGATCAGCGCTGCAAAGAAGCTTCCTGCTCCTTCGATTATAAACATCCATTGCCACCCTGCAAGACCGTGTACGCCGTCGAGGCCTGCAAAAATCCCCGCTGCAATCAAGCCAGAAAACGCGGTAGCAAGAATAAGGCCTGAGTATAGGACGGCGGTACGTAAGGCGAGCTCTTTTCTCGTGTACCAACAGGAGAGAAGGTAAAAGGCCTGTAATGCAGCGTCAGGCTATGAACTGTCCTTccttgatggatgggagatggAACCCTACCCCAGGGAAAAAGGGAGCTTCCACAATTCCAAGGAAGAATCGAACGGCGATTAAGCCAGCGAAGTTGTTTACCCCAGCCGTGGCAGCCGAGACGCAGGACCACAGCATCACACAGCACGGCAGATAAATGCTCGGCCGCACGCGGGTGAGGATCATGTTCGAGGGTAGCTGGGCAAGCATGTATCTGCTCGCGTTAGCCAGTGTTCGGCTGCAATGAGATCGCAGAGTCTACGTACCCAATATTGAGAACCGAAACTGCCACATTGAAATCCGTGCCCTCAAGGCCAAGGTCCCTCTCGATATTATTGAGCCGTGCCTGGCTGAAACGCACACCATTAGAAGCAGGTTAATCGGGAGAGGCTGGCTCAGCGTACGCGATGTTATTCCGGTCGAGATAGTTGAACATGTAGAGCACCCAAACAACAGGGATGAGAGTCATATCCAGCTTGCGGACAAGGCTTTTCTCGGTTTTCTTCCACTCGGGTGATACAAGGTCTGCATGGTCAACCTTTTCAGCGTCAACCTGCTGTTTGGAGTCTTGAAGACACTGTTCAGGCATTCTGGGTGGATCAGGAGGTGCGAGAATGTACCACGAATTGAGAGTAAAGAAACGATGTCTTTTTTGCACTGATTCTGGGCCAAATATATAACCACGAGAGAGAGCCGATCGCCTCCACACCAGCAGGCACTCATGCGGGGTCCCCGGAATGGGATCGATTTACTCGTGCTCATGGCTACCGGAATCTATTTTAGTTGTTTAGACGTCGATAGGCTCTTTTGTGGCCGATCGATAGACAGAGAGCCATCCGATGCTGCGGAGGACATCCGATCGGACAGGAAGCCATGCGAATCGGAGAGACTGTGGCCATATCTGCAGAGTTAGTCGTGTACATATAGAGAGGTTAAGACGTTTATTTCCGTCCCATACTTCGAACAGCATAACGGCAACCAGATCATCCCATCCAACAATCGATTCAATATGAGCACCAACGGAACGACAAAACATGCGCCAATTCCTGCCACATCACGGCTCAGGCAACttgtggaggagaaggatgttCTCGTAGTCCCAGGCGTCTACGACGGCTTCAGCGCCAGAATAGCCCTTCAGGTCGGCTTTGACTGTCTCTACATGGTACGCACCACTCTCTCACTCCGAAGAACACTCAACACCCCCACCCACTCCCCCGACCCGTAAAGACTTACTAGACAAACTGCTAATAATCGAAAGACTGGAGCGGGCACCTGCGCCTCCAAACTAGGCCAGCCAGACCTCGGCTTCGCCTCGCTGAATGACATGCGCGAGCACGGCGAAATGATCGCGAACCTGGACACAGGGACACCGCTCATCGCGGACGCGGACACGGGCTACGGCGGACCTAATATGGTTGCCCGGACGGTGGCACAGTATACACGGTCCGGCATCGCAGGGCTCCACATTGAAGACCAGATCCAGACGAAGCGGTGCGGCCATCTAGGCGGGAAGCAGGTGGTTCCGTTGGAGGTGTTTGAGGCCCGGATTACGGCTGCagtgacggcgaggaagcaGCTGGGGTCTGGGATTGTGATCATCGCGCGGACGGACGCGTTGCAGACGCATGGGTTTGACGAGGCAGTGGCGAGGCTGCAAGCTGCTGTTAGGGCGGGGGCCGATGTTGGCTTTTTGGAGGGGGTGACCGGCGAGCGTGAGGCTCGAGAGGTGTGTAAGCTACTGGCACCGACACCGATGCTGCTGAATATGGTCGAGAATGGCGCGACCCCTTCGTGGACGCCGCAGCAGGCGAGGGAGCTTGGGTTCCGAATCATTATCTTTCCCTTTGCCGCGATGGCGCCTGCTTACGAGGCTATCCGGGCGACTTATCGGCGCATCAAGGAGAGGGGGAGCACGGGGATCGATCCCGACTTTACCCCCAAGAAGCTGTTTAGTGTCgttggtttggaggaggcggctgCTCTTGATGCCATTGCGGGAGGGAGCCTGTATAGCAAGGTATAGGAGCGCTGTTACGTTACGGGCATTCTTTTCATGCTTGTCGTATTTAGATGAAGTTAATCAATATATTCCTGCTCACAGCGTCTATGATAAAATACCATCGGATTTTCTACAGAGGCATGTCGAGATCGATATCAGGCCACTCAAAGGCGAAAGCGTCAGCGAGTCCGAGCGGTTCAAAGTCTAGATTCACTTGATCCCCGCCGACAGGAACTGCCAGCTCTGCAGCCGTGTTTGCGTCGGTGCCCTGGCTAACTCGAAAATGTTCTCGCCACTCCCATAGTGAGTCGTAGACAATGCTCGTGCTTAGGCGATTGAGTACGCGAGGACGGAGACTGTGGGGAGGGTCTCCAGGAACGCCA encodes:
- a CDS encoding S1 family serine peptidase (COG:O;~EggNog:ENOG410PUV2;~InterPro:IPR001314,IPR043504,IPR009003,IPR001254;~MEROPS:MER0000057;~PFAM:PF13365,PF00089;~SECRETED:SignalP(1-23);~go_function: GO:0004252 - serine-type endopeptidase activity [Evidence IEA];~go_process: GO:0006508 - proteolysis [Evidence IEA]): MKPVKVLGNLLYFLPLLTQSVDAIVGGSDASANAAPFTAAVISSTVFGDSYICAGSLISSNTVLTTAGCADGSSASSLKVRVGSLEHAAGGRLIQVVKVIQHPNYNRNTRDSDFAILHLASSVADIEPVAISEQATITGAPVSLYGWGLTGKLSTENARVLQRLDSTFISADDCNPVWSDVNPVTGNMNCDAAPEKQQGSCDRDQGGPVISEAGELVGLIGYYNYCEQSSNGRPDVNNDPLSASDWITQNTI
- a CDS encoding fungal specific transcription factor domain-containing protein (COG:S;~EggNog:ENOG410PRK7;~InterPro:IPR007219;~PFAM:PF04082;~TransMembrane:1 (o383-403i);~go_function: GO:0003677 - DNA binding [Evidence IEA];~go_function: GO:0008270 - zinc ion binding [Evidence IEA];~go_process: GO:0006351 - transcription, DNA-templated [Evidence IEA]), encoding MATIPFLVNYYGINRSCSNLYLALEMGRPVRDLSISPGCAPSPVYPYGGNNNTNTPESSPEVLADFTARGAEILESLRITATTCSLSSSSSSTTTASTALETAATAGIFSGASIDRLAQSYIYHLQRHFPFVHRPTFRVAAASIPLLLAMILAGCVVDATYESPLPVPSDRATSVASSLQLAVDCFDLAEDLIFRLPLLNLKDLAKSHIHSHSQTAAIETDTLMAAIIIVSLQIGRNDSAIRRRLRRLRLPALADAARALGLFGVAHRDPGTRDEDQWLGWDSTRLQKEISIRLATSIFLLDCQLTGCTCVTPYIAVEELTRGLPCSESSFIMKTGFPTAPSPLEDPSSIADIPVSLPTVTLVETIRILVAETEAPSGSESSFWLQLQSISVLGLFTVVAGMFSHPNIHAVPKQS
- a CDS encoding uncharacterized protein (COG:F,Q;~EggNog:ENOG410PW85;~InterPro:IPR006680,IPR011059,IPR032466;~PFAM:PF01979;~go_function: GO:0016787 - hydrolase activity [Evidence IEA];~go_function: GO:0016810 - hydrolase activity, acting on carbon-nitrogen (but not peptide) bonds [Evidence IEA]): MTGKFLLTGGYVATLDDSLGDFPSGAVLVEDGTIKAVGKVGDFEATGAEIIDTTDGVVIPGMVDTHRHASMSLTRGIGADQALMHFLSNTYMRWLPATGVEDMHLSALVGALEALDSGVTTIIDTCESFHSREHAEAELQGLKDSGIRAFYAYGMCDLEYDGVPTGNDAWNARLGHLSEMHAANSFSESLVKVALQLSLLGAVPFELTAREIEYAHQHRMLCCSHSCALKNSCITTGIDELADNNLMLPGHVYIHCTNLTDRQMALVAQSQGKIAIAMETDMQMGMGIPPIRACLEHGIQPSLSIDTAAAVAPDLLSQMRLALQTQRCLDNEASHNRRQVPMNLEYTCRDALIWGTRNGADAVGLGDQIGTLTPGKRADIVFLSNKRFLSPSAFPLATAVLHSTPADVDTVLVNGVIRKREGQLVGQDVELIRTKAKEGLQRIVDKLETMMPEMTPEQISKYTADAERSSRVNLARAYHQDSRGDGFRQA
- a CDS encoding uncharacterized protein (COG:G;~EggNog:ENOG410PWG6;~InterPro:IPR020846,IPR011701,IPR036259;~PFAM:PF07690;~TransMembrane:12 (i39-56o80-97i109-129o135-158i170-191o203-225i277-295o315-334i346-364o370-391i403-420o432-457i);~go_function: GO:0022857 - transmembrane transporter activity [Evidence IEA];~go_process: GO:0055085 - transmembrane transport [Evidence IEA]): MPEQCLQDSKQQVDAEKVDHADLVSPEWKKTEKSLVRKLDMTLIPVVWVLYMFNYLDRNNIAQARLNNIERDLGLEGTDFNVAVSVLNIGYMLAQLPSNMILTRVRPSIYLPCCVMLWSCVSAATAGVNNFAGLIAVRFFLGIVEAPFFPGAFYLLSCWYTRKELALRTAVLYSGLILATAFSGLIAAGIFAGLDGVHGLAGWQWMFIIEGAGSFFAALIAIGLLPDYIDSTSGSGRWLLTPRERDVAAARIAADRVSDSEADRSVWYGVLLAIKDFRTWIFFLMLCSNHTAYGFNNFFPSIVQGLNLGSKTVTLVLTAPPYLVGAVVSFLVAFSSDRHNERGFHISVPMLVAIVGFVISAATLSVPARYFASFLYASGAFAANAMVYSWAASVLSQTPEKRAAATAIINLLAQFGNIWSPYFFREQDEPRYILAMILMMAFSGLSVCCALTMKMVLKKQNAKMRADAEETGTRSVTLYTV
- a CDS encoding isocitrate lyase/PEP mutase family protein (COG:C;~EggNog:ENOG410QDJN;~InterPro:IPR039556,IPR018523,IPR015813,IPR040442;~PFAM:PF13714;~TransMembrane:1 (o239-258i);~go_function: GO:0003824 - catalytic activity [Evidence IEA]) yields the protein MSTNGTTKHAPIPATSRLRQLVEEKDVLVVPGVYDGFSARIALQVGFDCLYMTGAGTCASKLGQPDLGFASLNDMREHGEMIANLDTGTPLIADADTGYGGPNMVARTVAQYTRSGIAGLHIEDQIQTKRCGHLGGKQVVPLEVFEARITAAVTARKQLGSGIVIIARTDALQTHGFDEAVARLQAAVRAGADVGFLEGVTGEREAREVCKLLAPTPMLLNMVENGATPSWTPQQARELGFRIIIFPFAAMAPAYEAIRATYRRIKERGSTGIDPDFTPKKLFSVVGLEEAAALDAIAGGSLYSKV